A stretch of the Aricia agestis chromosome 15, ilAriAges1.1, whole genome shotgun sequence genome encodes the following:
- the LOC121734300 gene encoding uncharacterized protein LOC121734300: protein MASKKAGKKRKAHDITELKADSIDNTAPVHKILDDVQQRNPKAYQFYYQNLRQRRTNKQYLLSFHNVVPGYPLNAFGEDWNGQLNFDYFERFPYKSYPPKYITSLRHIDKCDPVTKYMKEKLDWKTMYKTLKITASKYNVIEKFEDLNGEVVRCPKLLVDMAAHFESRPDPYFDSTYNWYYAGNGNLQLVCLDWIDYLLYSELNCVYLSQFNKDEVFIKSDSTATFQCDDDEHILETISSNNIVVLRTRNKVYILKLVANGEEFQFEKMKIIQSELPYTSVNFDDHHKNILYVTTLDYKLAIVNLDRMKARSVQLSAKLTSLFNNWNSVMGAGRGMYTHVTKKSIAIYDKRANNCVGVYKELKHVMDEITCNEISVARHFEGSHYLYFATDHHLFKMDLRYQQNGKMKVVQRWTHGMEVVPTYMSYCNFEYIKDLICLGSQWCEDMCLIPNYNDRALNDTETGGMTIPYRPPSILDAFNEAREKMLCCDLYNPIDLRLRTAITGTLPMEQGEKYNILLLNSLGDISCHTIFPEHLDTFLENDAAQCLDEWAQSYRTETKEFEVSSIENIANVLSKLRKMPPDYKIEGGWSRKDTKFSEKEITEIFENEEIDCGLQEVWTKSADQTVDQSSFALNLFYSDDENET, encoded by the exons ATGGCTTCAAAGAAAGCGGGAAAg AAAAGAAAGGCGCATGATATCACTGAACTCAAAGCGGATTCGATAGACAACACCGCTCCAGTGCATAAGATATTAGACGACGTGCAACAGAGGAATCCAAAGGCGTATCAATTCTACTATCAAAATCTACGGCAGCGTCGCACAAATAAACAATACTTACTGAGTTTCCACAACGTTGTTCCCGGATACCCTCTCAATGCTTTCGGCGAAGATTGGAATGGTCAACTTAACTTTGATTATTTTGAAAGATTTCCCTACAAAAGCTACCCGCCAAAATACATTACGAGCTTACGGCACATCGATAAATGTGATCCCGTTACGAAATACATGAAAGAGAAGCTAGACTGGAAAACTATGTACAAGACACTGAAAATTACGGCTA GTAAATACAATGTGATTGAAAAGTTTGAAGACTTGAATGGGGAAGTAGTTAGATGTCCAAAGCTGTTGGTGGATATGGCAGCACATTTTGAAAGCCGACCTGATCCATACTTTGATAGCACATACAACTGGTACTACGCTGGTAATGGAAACTTGCAACTGGTGTGCTTAGATTGGATTGACTACCTACTTTATAGTGAATTGAACTGTGTTT ATTTGTCCCAATTTAACAAGGATGAAGTATTCATAAAATCAGACTCAACAGCTACATTTCagtgtgatgatgatgaacatatTTTGGAAACTATTTCATCTAATAACATAGTTGTGCTAAGAACTAGAAACAAAGTTTATATTCTAAAACTTGTTGCTAATGGTGAAGAATTTCAGTTTgagaaaatgaaaattatacAGTCCGAACTACCTTATACGAGTGTtaattttgatgatcatcacaagaatattttgtatgtaaccACATTAGATTACAAACTCGCTATCGTAAATCTCGATAGGATGAAAGCCCGGAGTGTACAGTTAAGTGCTAAACTGACTTCCCTATTCAATAATTGGAACTCTGTGATGGGAGCTGGAAGAGGAATGTACACTCATGTGACAAAAAAATCGATTGCAATATACGACAAAAGAGCTAATAATTGTGTCGGCGTTTATAAAGAGTTAAAACATGTTATGGACGAGATAACATGCAATGAGATAAGCGTAGCGAGGCATTTTGAAGGCTCACACTATTTGTATTTTGCAACCGATCACCATCTATTCAAGATGGATCTGAGATATCAACAGAATGGTAAAATGAAAGTTGTGCAACGATGGACGCACGGTATGGAGGTTGTCCCTACTTACATGTCGTACTGTAACTTTGAATACATCAAAGATTTGATCTGTCTCGGGAGCCAATGGTGTGAGGATATGTGTCTCATACCAAACTACAACGATAGAGCTCTAAATGATACTGAAACGGGTGGAATGACTATACCGTATCGCCCTCCGAGTATACTCGACGCTTTCAATGAAGCGAGAGAGAAGATGCTCTGCTGTGATCTTTACAATCCAATCGATCTGAGGCTCCGCACAGCTATAACTGGTACTCTGCCTATGGAGCAAGGAGAGAAGTATAACATTCTCCTCCTAAACTCACTCGGAGATATATCGTGTCATACAATATTTCCCGAGCATTTGGACACATTTTTAGAGAATGACGCCGCTCAATGTCTCGACGAGTGGGCGCAGAGTTACAGAACCGAGACAAAAGAATTTGAAGTATCATCCATTGAGAATATTGCCAATGTTTTGTCAAAACTGAGAAAAATGCCGCCAGATTATAAAATAGAAGGTGGCTGGTCGAGAAAAGATACAAAGTTTAGCGAGAAAGAGATAACAGAGATTTTTGAGAATGAAGAAATAGATTGTGGGCTGCAGGAGGTTTGGACTAAGAGTGCAGATCAGACTGTTGATCAGTCTTCTTTTGCACTTAATCTATTTTACTCTGATGACGAAAATGAAACGTGA